A genomic segment from Nitratiruptor sp. YY08-10 encodes:
- a CDS encoding septal ring lytic transglycosylase RlpA family protein has translation MLLFAGCGESVSNLSYTTYHTSYGKINNSPSVHRATMRPYVVNGVRYYPTVVEVGTKYRGIASWYGPNFHGKKTSNGETYNMYEYTAAHKTLPMNTMVRVTNLNNGKSTVVRINDRGPFVGNRIIDLSYSAAKKIDMIKTGTAPVELEVLGFGGKVENLPGIPKRKVVLNNFAVQIGSFRRYQGAKITRDRNILVQGRYKAVIKKFYVDGLPLYRVWLTGFRSEKEARDFIAQGLYPGAFIIRNGND, from the coding sequence ATGCTTTTGTTTGCAGGGTGCGGTGAGAGTGTTTCCAATCTGTCCTATACAACCTATCATACCAGTTACGGTAAAATCAATAATTCTCCTTCTGTGCATCGGGCGACAATGCGTCCCTATGTCGTTAATGGTGTGCGGTACTATCCCACTGTCGTAGAAGTTGGGACAAAATATCGAGGGATTGCAAGTTGGTATGGTCCAAATTTTCATGGGAAAAAAACAAGTAATGGTGAAACCTATAACATGTATGAGTATACAGCAGCCCATAAGACACTTCCTATGAATACGATGGTACGAGTGACAAATCTCAATAACGGGAAAAGCACAGTGGTACGCATCAACGATAGAGGTCCATTTGTCGGCAATAGAATCATTGATCTTTCTTACAGTGCGGCGAAAAAAATAGACATGATCAAAACCGGTACGGCTCCGGTAGAACTGGAGGTCCTTGGATTTGGCGGGAAAGTGGAAAATTTGCCAGGTATCCCGAAAAGAAAGGTTGTTTTAAACAATTTTGCAGTGCAGATCGGATCGTTTAGACGATATCAAGGTGCAAAAATCACACGGGATCGCAATATATTGGTACAAGGAAGATACAAAGCGGTGATCAAAAAATTTTATGTGGATGGCTTACCACTCTATCGGGTATGGCTTACAGGATTTCGTAGTGAAAAAGAGGCACGAGATTTCATTGCACAAGGGTTGTATCCAGGTGCATTCATCATAAGGAATGGAAATGATTAA
- the lptC gene encoding LPS export ABC transporter periplasmic protein LptC, whose protein sequence is MRYFLFLGFIVGYLFIWFIFFKPFTYEVRPSTQESVVFYDFLYRSFATDGSSFVLYGKKGIKRPKEIEVLQPVAHRNGEKITALKGIFHQDTNSIDLFEKIVYQGKEYTLKSSKAHYDIQKEILNVDAPFVIVSQKYTIFGKELKVNKKLGRIWSKKVKAIIKSEE, encoded by the coding sequence TTGCGATACTTTTTGTTTCTAGGCTTCATCGTTGGTTATCTTTTTATATGGTTCATTTTTTTTAAACCTTTTACCTATGAGGTGCGACCAAGCACACAGGAAAGTGTGGTTTTTTATGACTTTTTGTATCGCTCTTTTGCAACAGATGGAAGCTCATTTGTTTTATATGGTAAAAAAGGTATCAAAAGACCAAAAGAGATAGAGGTGTTACAACCGGTAGCACATCGCAATGGGGAAAAGATAACGGCTCTTAAAGGTATATTTCACCAAGACACAAACAGTATCGATCTTTTTGAAAAAATCGTTTATCAGGGAAAAGAGTATACTTTGAAAAGTTCAAAAGCCCATTATGATATACAAAAAGAGATTTTGAACGTTGATGCACCGTTTGTGATAGTGTCACAAAAATATACGATTTTTGGAAAAGAACTTAAAGTTAATAAAAAACTTGGTAGAATTTGGTCAAAGAAAGTAAAAGCGATTATAAAGAGTGAAGAATGA
- the lptA gene encoding lipopolysaccharide transport periplasmic protein LptA, which yields MKKILLVLSVSLILFAQEIEITSQKFEASENELISKFLGNVQVKRGKNRLWAEKLFVYFNKQKKPIKFVAIDNVRFDLFDQKNKEYKGKCKKLVYYPNKKVYQFFDNVHVVTYPDKKEVYGDKIYLDLIASKVNVAGTKKRPVKMILNIEEK from the coding sequence ATGAAAAAGATCTTATTAGTACTGTCTGTTTCTCTTATCCTGTTTGCTCAAGAGATAGAGATTACTTCACAGAAATTTGAAGCAAGTGAAAACGAACTGATATCGAAATTTCTCGGGAATGTACAGGTCAAAAGAGGAAAAAATCGACTGTGGGCTGAAAAGCTTTTTGTCTATTTTAATAAACAGAAAAAACCTATAAAATTTGTCGCTATCGATAATGTACGTTTTGATCTTTTTGATCAAAAGAATAAAGAGTATAAAGGGAAATGTAAAAAACTGGTTTATTATCCAAATAAAAAGGTATATCAATTTTTTGACAATGTCCATGTAGTTACCTATCCGGATAAAAAAGAGGTGTATGGAGACAAAATTTATCTCGATCTCATTGCATCAAAAGTCAATGTAGCAGGAACAAAAAAGAGACCTGTGAAGATGATCCTGAATATTGAGGAAAAATGA
- a CDS encoding HAD family hydrolase, protein MIELLVLDVDGCMTDGSITYTNALDEAKSFNVKDGFAIVQWLRLGKKVAIITGRTSKIVEYRAKELGIPYLYQRVQRKEEKLFELCQKLSIPLENVAAIGDDLNDYRLLKLTGLSFAPVDAIDFIKENVDVVLSKGGGKGAVREMIEYLLQQEGLYEEYLSFWIGE, encoded by the coding sequence ATGATTGAGCTTTTGGTGCTCGATGTAGACGGATGCATGACAGATGGCTCGATCACCTATACAAATGCATTGGATGAAGCTAAAAGCTTTAACGTCAAAGACGGTTTTGCGATCGTTCAATGGCTGAGACTTGGGAAAAAAGTTGCAATTATTACAGGAAGAACATCAAAAATAGTAGAGTATAGGGCGAAAGAACTTGGTATACCGTATCTCTATCAACGAGTACAGCGTAAAGAAGAGAAGCTTTTTGAATTGTGTCAAAAACTTTCTATTCCACTTGAGAATGTTGCTGCAATAGGAGATGATCTGAATGATTATAGATTGTTGAAACTAACAGGGCTTTCTTTCGCACCTGTAGATGCAATCGATTTTATTAAAGAAAATGTAGATGTGGTCCTGTCAAAAGGCGGTGGAAAAGGTGCTGTGCGTGAAATGATCGAATATCTGCTTCAACAGGAGGGACTGTATGAGGAGTATCTCTCTTTTTGGATAGGAGAGTGA
- the hisB gene encoding imidazoleglycerol-phosphate dehydratase HisB, with amino-acid sequence MIKIQRQTKETDIVVELEVNGTGIANIETGIGFFDHMLESFAKHARFDINLVCKGDIHVDFHHSVEDVGIVLGQAFHQSVFPIQNKERFGDAVIVMDESAVECAIDLSNRPFLVYEVDIDGTIGRFDAELIEEFFRAFVFNARITAHIVQKRGKNRHHLAEASFKALAVALRRALAEDKRAGMPSTKGVL; translated from the coding sequence ATGATTAAAATACAGAGGCAGACAAAAGAGACAGATATTGTCGTTGAATTGGAAGTGAACGGAACAGGTATAGCAAATATTGAAACTGGTATTGGCTTTTTCGATCACATGCTCGAATCCTTTGCAAAACATGCACGTTTTGACATTAATCTTGTCTGCAAAGGGGATATTCATGTCGATTTCCACCACAGCGTGGAAGATGTTGGGATTGTTCTTGGACAGGCCTTCCACCAGTCTGTTTTTCCTATCCAGAACAAAGAGCGTTTTGGTGATGCGGTGATTGTCATGGATGAGAGTGCGGTAGAGTGTGCAATAGACCTTTCCAATAGGCCTTTTTTGGTCTATGAGGTTGATATTGATGGAACAATTGGCCGGTTTGATGCAGAACTTATTGAAGAGTTTTTCCGAGCTTTTGTCTTTAATGCTAGGATAACTGCCCATATCGTCCAAAAAAGAGGCAAAAACAGGCACCATCTTGCCGAAGCTTCTTTCAAAGCATTAGCTGTTGCTCTTAGACGTGCACTTGCAGAAGACAAAAGAGCGGGTATGCCGAGTACGAAGGGCGTTTTATGA